Proteins from one Deinococcus actinosclerus genomic window:
- a CDS encoding glycerophosphodiester phosphodiesterase encodes MTPLLLGHRGTPALHRENTLTGFQAALDAGLDGVELDVRRLGDGTLVVHHDAQLEDGRALPTLRAAELPAFVPTLDAVLAWAADTGAFVNVELKHEAARPDDRVGRTLDAVRAHGVSRRVIVSSFMPTLLRAARNAAPDTPRGLLIHKPYPPLLVRAVMAWTGSAALHPHHALIDASLMTTARLRGWQVNTWTVNDPAEAARLSALGVHALIGDHPDVLLTVR; translated from the coding sequence ATGACGCCACTCCTGCTGGGCCACCGGGGCACGCCTGCCCTGCACCGCGAGAACACCCTGACCGGCTTCCAGGCCGCGCTGGACGCCGGACTGGACGGCGTGGAGCTGGACGTGCGCCGCCTGGGTGACGGCACGCTGGTCGTGCATCACGACGCGCAGCTGGAGGACGGCCGGGCGCTCCCCACGCTGCGCGCCGCTGAGCTGCCCGCGTTCGTCCCCACACTGGACGCCGTCCTGGCCTGGGCGGCGGACACCGGGGCGTTCGTGAACGTGGAACTCAAGCACGAGGCCGCCCGGCCCGACGACCGGGTGGGCCGCACGCTGGACGCCGTCCGCGCGCACGGTGTCTCACGGCGCGTGATCGTGAGTTCGTTCATGCCGACCCTGCTGCGCGCCGCGCGCAACGCCGCACCGGACACCCCGCGCGGCCTCCTGATCCACAAACCGTACCCGCCGCTGCTGGTGCGCGCCGTGATGGCCTGGACCGGCAGCGCCGCCCTGCACCCCCACCACGCCCTGATCGACGCCAGCCTGATGACCACCGCGCGGCTCAGAGGCTGGCAGGTGAACACCTGGACCGTGAACGACCCCGCCGAGGCCGCTCGCCTGAGTGCACTGGGCGTGCACGCCCTGATCGGAGATCACCCGGACGTGCTCCTGACCGTGCGCTAA
- a CDS encoding SDR family oxidoreductase translates to MSDQKSSDQQPEQSGPITPSANQFGMQDPRAQYPAPPFPRQPQEAPGTVGAMQPRPDHGEESYVGFGRLRGRRALITGADSGIGRAAAIAFAREGADVALNYLPDEEGDAREVVALIEAAGRRAVAIPGDLKDEAFCRDLVTRAVQELGGLDILVNNAGKQVSQESIEDITTEQFDQTFRTNVYAMFWITQEAARHLGPGASIINTSSIQAYRPSPNLLDYASTKAAIVAFTQALAQQLGPRGIRVNAVAPGPFWTPLQPSGGQPQEKVQEFGASTPLGRPGQPAELAPLYVFLASQESSYSSGGTFGATGGQVLF, encoded by the coding sequence ATGAGCGACCAGAAGTCCAGCGACCAGCAGCCGGAGCAGTCCGGGCCGATCACGCCCAGCGCGAACCAGTTCGGGATGCAGGACCCGCGCGCGCAGTACCCCGCGCCGCCCTTCCCGCGCCAGCCGCAGGAGGCCCCGGGCACGGTGGGCGCCATGCAGCCCCGCCCGGATCACGGCGAGGAGAGTTACGTGGGCTTCGGCCGCCTCAGGGGCCGCCGGGCGCTGATCACCGGCGCGGACTCCGGCATCGGCCGCGCCGCCGCAATCGCCTTCGCCCGCGAGGGCGCGGACGTGGCCCTGAACTACCTGCCCGACGAGGAGGGGGACGCGCGGGAGGTCGTGGCGCTGATCGAGGCGGCGGGCCGGCGCGCCGTGGCGATCCCCGGCGACCTGAAGGACGAGGCGTTCTGCCGTGACCTCGTGACCCGCGCCGTGCAGGAACTGGGCGGGCTGGACATCCTGGTGAACAACGCCGGGAAGCAGGTCAGCCAGGAGAGCATCGAGGACATCACCACCGAGCAGTTCGATCAGACGTTCCGCACGAACGTGTACGCCATGTTCTGGATCACGCAGGAGGCCGCGCGGCACCTGGGGCCCGGCGCGAGCATCATCAATACCAGCAGCATCCAGGCGTACCGGCCCAGCCCGAACCTGCTGGACTACGCGAGCACGAAGGCGGCGATCGTGGCGTTCACGCAGGCGCTCGCGCAGCAGCTCGGGCCGCGTGGTATCCGCGTGAACGCCGTCGCGCCCGGCCCCTTCTGGACGCCGCTGCAACCCAGTGGCGGGCAGCCGCAGGAGAAGGTGCAGGAGTTCGGGGCGTCCACGCCGCTGGGCCGCCCGGGGCAACCGGCGGAACTTGCGCCGCTGTACGTGTTCCTGGCCTCACAGGAGAGCAGTTACAGCAGCGGGGGCACCTTCGGCGCGACCGGCGGACAGGTCCTGTTCTAG
- a CDS encoding ABC transporter substrate-binding protein, whose amino-acid sequence MTRALLPLLTLTLIASAGAQQAKELRLGVFPNVTHAAGLVGVQRGLIQKSLPDGVKLVVKEFANGSQINEAFAAGAIDAAYVGPGPAMNAFMRGVPIQVYAGAANAGAVLVARGDSGVRTVKNLSGKKVAVPTRGSTQDISLRHLLHENGLKATDEGGTVSIVPIDPANMPAAFAAKQVDAALVQEPWGAVMETQGAKLIVNEKGIWEGGNYTTTVLTVNTKYAAANPEAVKGLLRGHLAAITYIKGSNAGAQKSIAEQIYAFTGKRPNTSELFKALARTRVTWDINLKTLAEYAQLNKEAGFARDVPDLNRFVNLDLIRSLAK is encoded by the coding sequence ATGACGCGTGCCCTGCTTCCCCTCCTGACCCTGACCCTCATCGCCAGCGCCGGCGCGCAACAGGCGAAAGAACTGCGCCTGGGCGTGTTCCCGAACGTCACCCACGCCGCCGGACTGGTCGGCGTGCAGCGCGGCCTGATCCAGAAGAGCCTGCCGGACGGCGTGAAACTGGTCGTCAAGGAATTCGCCAACGGCAGCCAGATCAACGAGGCCTTCGCCGCCGGCGCCATCGACGCCGCCTACGTCGGCCCGGGCCCGGCCATGAACGCCTTCATGCGCGGCGTGCCCATCCAGGTGTACGCGGGCGCCGCGAACGCCGGGGCGGTACTCGTGGCGCGCGGGGACAGCGGCGTGCGCACCGTGAAGAACCTCAGCGGCAAGAAGGTCGCGGTGCCCACGCGCGGCAGCACGCAGGACATCAGCCTGCGCCACCTGCTGCACGAGAACGGCCTGAAAGCCACCGACGAGGGCGGCACCGTCAGCATCGTGCCCATCGACCCGGCGAACATGCCCGCCGCCTTCGCGGCGAAGCAGGTGGACGCCGCGCTCGTGCAGGAACCCTGGGGCGCCGTGATGGAGACGCAGGGCGCGAAACTGATCGTGAACGAGAAGGGCATCTGGGAGGGCGGCAACTACACCACCACGGTGCTGACCGTGAACACGAAGTACGCCGCCGCGAACCCCGAGGCCGTCAAGGGCCTGCTCAGGGGGCACCTCGCCGCGATCACCTACATCAAGGGCAGCAACGCGGGCGCGCAGAAATCCATCGCCGAGCAGATCTACGCCTTCACCGGCAAGCGCCCCAACACCAGCGAGCTGTTCAAGGCCCTGGCCCGCACGCGCGTCACCTGGGACATCAACCTCAAGACCCTGGCGGAGTACGCGCAGCTGAACAAGGAGGCGGGCTTCGCGCGCGACGTGCCGGACCTGAACCGCTTCGTGAACCTCGACCTGATCCGCAGCCTCGCGAAGTAA
- a CDS encoding MerR family transcriptional regulator yields MTHPLMTIGTFAQAAGLSHKALRLYDDLGLLRPAQVDPDSGYRRYDPAQLTDARLIGLLRRADLPLSDIRSLLDTPAPERPAALRVHLARLERLHRERRDLTLYLIAHLQGETPMTLPPVQTRFQPDQPVATLTRHVFVADLPAAIQGGMQALLTHVAAQGSVVGAPFVIYHGEVNADSDGPIEICVPYSGPVTPGGDVALRVEPAHHEAFLALTREQFEFPQILAAYDATCAHANARGTCTLRPREVYGYDWDGAAPGEPVGDVARPYEPAAVTT; encoded by the coding sequence ATGACCCATCCCCTCATGACCATCGGCACGTTCGCGCAGGCGGCAGGGCTGAGCCACAAGGCGCTGCGCCTGTACGACGACCTGGGCCTGCTGCGCCCCGCGCAGGTGGACCCCGACAGCGGGTACCGCCGCTACGACCCGGCGCAGCTCACGGACGCCCGCCTGATCGGTCTGCTGCGCCGCGCCGACCTGCCCCTGAGCGACATCCGCTCGCTGCTGGACACGCCCGCCCCGGAGCGGCCCGCCGCGCTGCGCGTCCACCTCGCCCGGCTGGAGCGCCTGCACCGCGAGCGGCGTGACCTGACCCTGTACCTCATCGCCCACCTGCAAGGAGAGACCCCCATGACCCTGCCCCCCGTCCAGACCCGTTTCCAGCCCGATCAGCCCGTCGCCACCCTGACCCGTCATGTGTTCGTCGCGGACCTGCCCGCCGCCATTCAGGGCGGCATGCAGGCCCTGCTGACCCACGTCGCCGCGCAGGGCTCGGTGGTGGGCGCGCCGTTCGTGATCTACCACGGCGAGGTGAACGCCGACAGCGACGGCCCCATCGAGATCTGCGTGCCGTACAGCGGACCGGTGACGCCCGGCGGGGACGTCGCCCTGCGCGTCGAACCCGCCCATCACGAGGCGTTCCTGGCCTTGACCCGCGAGCAGTTCGAGTTCCCGCAGATTCTCGCCGCGTACGACGCCACCTGCGCCCACGCGAACGCGCGCGGCACCTGCACGCTGCGCCCCCGCGAGGTCTACGGCTACGACTGGGACGGCGCCGCGCCCGGTGAGCCGGTCGGGGACGTCGCGCGGCCGTACGAACCGGCCGCCGTGACCACCTGA
- the glgX gene encoding glycogen debranching protein GlgX, with amino-acid sequence MTTPPILRPGRSYPLGATWDGKGTNFALYSENATGIELCLFDEQGQETRVPLREQTAFVWHGYLPGVKPGQRYGYRVHGEYAPERGLRFNPNVVLLDPYAKALDGTEQFDRGVFGYVPGGEDTVMQEEEQRGAPLGIVVDPRFDWGDSRKPDVPFHQSVIYEAHVKGLTMTHPDVPDELRGTYAGIATEPILFYLRELGITSIELMPVHQHVDDPFLLDKGLTNYWGYSTLSFFAPDVRYSAEARKGNPAGAVDEFKQMVKALHASGIEVILDVVYNHTAEGNHMGPTMSFKGIDNPTYYRLVAEDPRFYFDYTGTGNSLNVRHPQTLQLIMDSLRYWVTDMHVDGFRFDLASTLARGLHEVDQLSGFFTIIHQDPIIGQVKLIAEPWDVGEGGYQVGNFPVNWAEWNGIYRDDMRAFWKGDGGLASEIGYRLTGSSDLYQNDGRKPYASINFVTAHDGFTLRDTVTYEGKHNDANGEGNNDGHNHNITWNCGAEGETDDPAINALRRQQQRNFLATLLLGQGTPMLLGGDEIGRTQGGNNNAYCQDNEISWYDWASLDEELLAFTKKVIALRKSHPSLHRRKFFSGRTIRGEDVRDIVWLRFDGAEMSDEDWNNPQTQSMGIFLDGNGLDDVDERGEPLLDDHLLLLLNASHVDLPFRLPDLAGCETWELELDTADDHASGTVTAGEETNLAARSVKLYRCPRQ; translated from the coding sequence ATGACCACCCCCCCCATCCTCCGACCCGGCCGTTCCTACCCCCTGGGAGCCACCTGGGACGGCAAAGGCACCAACTTCGCCCTGTACTCCGAGAACGCCACCGGCATCGAACTGTGCCTCTTCGACGAGCAGGGCCAGGAAACCCGCGTGCCGCTGCGTGAACAGACCGCTTTCGTGTGGCACGGCTACCTGCCCGGCGTGAAACCGGGGCAGCGCTACGGCTACCGCGTGCACGGCGAGTACGCCCCTGAACGCGGGCTGCGCTTCAACCCGAACGTGGTGCTGCTCGATCCCTACGCCAAGGCGCTCGACGGCACCGAGCAGTTCGACCGGGGCGTGTTCGGCTACGTGCCCGGCGGCGAAGACACCGTCATGCAGGAAGAGGAGCAGCGCGGTGCGCCCCTGGGCATCGTCGTGGACCCCCGCTTCGACTGGGGCGACAGCCGCAAGCCCGACGTGCCCTTCCACCAGTCCGTGATCTACGAGGCGCACGTCAAGGGCCTCACCATGACCCACCCGGACGTGCCCGACGAGCTGCGCGGCACGTACGCCGGGATCGCCACCGAACCCATCCTCTTCTACCTGCGCGAACTGGGCATCACCAGCATCGAACTGATGCCCGTGCACCAGCACGTGGACGATCCCTTCCTGCTCGACAAGGGCCTCACGAACTACTGGGGCTACAGCACCCTGTCGTTCTTCGCGCCGGACGTGCGCTACAGCGCCGAGGCGCGCAAGGGCAACCCCGCCGGGGCCGTGGACGAGTTCAAGCAGATGGTCAAGGCCCTGCACGCCAGCGGCATTGAGGTCATCCTGGACGTGGTGTACAACCACACCGCCGAAGGCAACCACATGGGCCCCACCATGTCCTTCAAGGGCATCGACAACCCCACGTACTACCGCCTGGTCGCCGAGGACCCCCGCTTCTACTTCGACTACACCGGCACCGGCAACAGCCTGAACGTCCGCCACCCGCAGACCCTGCAGCTCATCATGGACAGCCTGCGCTACTGGGTGACGGACATGCACGTCGACGGCTTCCGCTTCGACCTCGCCTCCACGCTCGCGCGCGGGCTGCACGAGGTGGATCAGCTCTCGGGCTTCTTCACGATCATCCACCAGGACCCCATCATCGGGCAGGTCAAGCTGATCGCCGAACCCTGGGATGTCGGCGAGGGCGGCTATCAGGTCGGGAACTTCCCCGTGAACTGGGCCGAGTGGAACGGCATCTACCGCGACGACATGCGCGCCTTCTGGAAGGGTGACGGCGGACTGGCCTCCGAGATCGGCTACCGCCTGACCGGCAGCAGCGACCTGTACCAGAACGACGGCCGTAAACCCTACGCGAGCATCAACTTCGTGACTGCCCACGACGGCTTCACGCTGCGCGACACCGTCACCTACGAGGGCAAGCACAACGACGCCAACGGCGAGGGCAACAACGACGGCCACAACCACAACATCACCTGGAACTGCGGCGCAGAGGGCGAGACGGACGACCCCGCCATCAACGCCCTGAGGCGTCAGCAGCAGCGCAACTTCCTGGCGACCCTGCTGCTCGGGCAGGGCACGCCGATGCTGCTGGGCGGCGACGAGATCGGCCGCACCCAGGGGGGCAACAACAACGCCTACTGTCAGGACAACGAGATCAGCTGGTACGACTGGGCGAGCCTGGACGAGGAGCTGCTGGCGTTCACGAAGAAGGTCATCGCGCTGCGCAAGTCCCACCCGTCCCTGCACCGCCGCAAGTTCTTCAGCGGCCGCACCATCCGCGGTGAGGACGTGCGCGACATCGTGTGGCTGCGCTTCGACGGCGCCGAGATGAGCGACGAGGACTGGAACAACCCCCAGACCCAGAGCATGGGCATCTTCCTGGACGGCAACGGCCTGGACGACGTGGACGAGCGCGGCGAGCCGCTGCTGGATGATCACCTGCTGCTGCTGCTGAACGCCTCGCATGTGGATCTCCCCTTCCGCCTGCCGGATCTGGCCGGCTGCGAGACGTGGGAGCTGGAGCTCGACACCGCCGACGACCACGCCAGCGGCACCGTGACGGCCGGCGAGGAGACCAACCTCGCGGCCCGCAGCGTGAAGCTGTACCGCTGCCCCCGCCAGTAA
- a CDS encoding LLM class flavin-dependent oxidoreductase, with translation MTHADLPAHTLQSPSLYWFIPSGGDGRQLGQPSRPAHFSYLSQVAQAADVLGFDGALLPTGGTNEDTLVVASALSSLTRQLRFLVALRPGLLSPVLAARLTASLDRISGGRVNLNIVSGSGNFDFEGLNLTQAQRYALTGEWLGAFRALLRGETVSQQGEHVQLDRARALLPSVQRPYPPIYFGGSSQPALEVAGEHVDVYLSWGERPEQLREKFEQVRAEAARHGRQVRFGLRAHVIVRPTEDEAWAAAERLIEGVSDEQIAQAHQAFLQSASEGQRRQSELNGGTRESLRVGKNLWAGVGLVRGGAGTAFVGSPENVAAALREYQALGVETFILSGYPHLEEAYRVAELLFPALGRTSPVFTPRDGQPLTHTSTPSAHGPSTHAPALRAGEPVLTDAAPAELGRFRSI, from the coding sequence ATGACGCACGCCGACCTGCCCGCCCACACCCTTCAGAGCCCCTCGCTGTACTGGTTCATTCCCTCCGGCGGGGACGGCCGCCAGCTCGGCCAGCCCAGCCGCCCGGCGCACTTCAGTTACCTCTCGCAGGTCGCGCAGGCCGCCGACGTGCTGGGCTTCGACGGCGCGCTGCTCCCCACCGGCGGCACCAACGAGGACACCCTGGTCGTCGCCAGCGCCCTGTCGAGCCTCACCCGGCAGCTGCGCTTCCTGGTGGCGCTGCGCCCAGGGCTGCTGTCGCCCGTGCTGGCCGCGCGCCTGACCGCCTCGCTCGACCGGATCAGCGGCGGCCGCGTGAACCTGAATATCGTGTCCGGCAGCGGCAATTTCGACTTCGAGGGCCTGAATCTCACGCAGGCGCAGCGCTACGCCCTGACCGGCGAGTGGCTCGGCGCGTTCCGCGCGCTGCTGCGCGGCGAGACCGTCAGTCAGCAGGGGGAGCATGTCCAGCTCGACCGTGCCCGCGCCCTGCTGCCCAGCGTGCAGCGCCCCTACCCGCCCATCTACTTCGGAGGCAGCAGCCAGCCCGCGCTGGAGGTCGCTGGGGAACACGTGGACGTGTACCTCAGCTGGGGCGAGCGGCCCGAGCAGCTGCGGGAGAAGTTCGAGCAGGTGCGCGCCGAGGCTGCCCGGCATGGCCGCCAGGTGCGCTTCGGGCTGCGCGCCCACGTCATCGTGCGCCCCACCGAGGACGAAGCCTGGGCGGCGGCCGAGCGCCTGATCGAGGGCGTCAGCGACGAGCAGATCGCGCAGGCCCACCAGGCCTTCCTCCAGAGCGCCTCCGAGGGGCAGCGCCGCCAGAGTGAACTGAACGGCGGCACCCGCGAATCCCTGCGCGTCGGCAAGAACCTCTGGGCGGGCGTGGGCCTCGTGCGCGGCGGGGCCGGCACCGCCTTCGTCGGTAGCCCCGAGAACGTCGCCGCCGCGCTGCGCGAGTACCAGGCGCTGGGCGTCGAGACGTTCATCCTCAGCGGCTACCCCCACCTGGAAGAGGCGTACCGCGTGGCCGAACTGCTGTTCCCCGCGCTGGGCCGCACCAGCCCGGTCTTCACGCCGCGCGACGGGCAGCCCCTGACGCACACCAGCACCCCCAGCGCCCACGGGCCCAGCACGCACGCCCCGGCCCTGCGCGCCGGTGAACCCGTCCTGACCGACGCCGCGCCCGCTGAACTGGGCCGCTTCCGCAGCATCTGA
- a CDS encoding App1 family protein has translation MFKTAFKALLPLLERGALTADRAFSGYVQPRRARGKLLLQPYVGWGTPGRVELRGRVLLPRTVAPARRTDPRIRNAQNVLRRLFSREVGGVTVSGVLNGQRAAAISDSDGYFTLEFTPTSPLPGGWHQVPLQLDGREVQASARVQVVADARFGVISDLDDTVIQSDVTSVPRMLSTVLTGNARTRLPFPGVGALYRALTRDGEARNPIFYVSSSPWNFFDLLWQFLDYRRIPLGPLFLRNWGMDLLGGHGGYKHGVIEQIFQRFPDLKFVLVGDSGEKDPEIYAEVVHRHPGRVLAVYIRDVTEAHRDEGVLKLREEVRKAGVDLVLAADSLNAASHAMAMGLITPGEYRSVLTSVARSYET, from the coding sequence GTGTTCAAGACCGCTTTCAAGGCCCTGCTGCCCCTGCTGGAGCGCGGGGCGCTGACCGCCGACCGCGCCTTCAGCGGGTACGTGCAGCCCCGCCGGGCGCGCGGGAAGCTGCTGCTCCAGCCGTACGTGGGCTGGGGCACCCCGGGCCGCGTGGAACTGCGCGGCCGGGTGCTGCTGCCCCGCACCGTCGCGCCCGCGCGCCGCACCGACCCGCGGATCCGCAACGCGCAGAACGTCCTGCGCCGCCTGTTCTCCCGCGAGGTGGGCGGCGTGACCGTCAGCGGTGTCCTGAACGGCCAGCGGGCCGCGGCGATCAGTGACAGCGACGGGTATTTCACGCTGGAGTTCACGCCGACCAGCCCGCTGCCCGGCGGGTGGCATCAGGTGCCGCTGCAACTCGACGGGCGCGAGGTGCAGGCCAGCGCCCGCGTGCAGGTCGTCGCGGACGCCCGCTTCGGCGTGATCAGCGACCTGGACGACACCGTCATCCAGTCGGACGTGACCAGCGTGCCGCGCATGCTCAGCACCGTCCTGACCGGCAACGCCCGCACCCGCCTGCCCTTTCCCGGCGTGGGCGCCCTGTACCGCGCGCTGACCCGCGACGGCGAGGCCCGCAACCCGATCTTCTACGTGTCCAGCAGCCCCTGGAACTTCTTCGACCTGCTGTGGCAGTTCCTCGACTACCGCCGCATTCCGCTGGGCCCGCTGTTCCTGCGTAACTGGGGCATGGACCTGCTCGGCGGGCACGGCGGGTACAAGCATGGCGTGATCGAGCAGATCTTCCAGCGCTTCCCGGACCTGAAGTTCGTGCTCGTGGGCGACAGCGGCGAGAAGGACCCGGAAATCTACGCCGAGGTCGTGCACCGCCACCCGGGCCGCGTGCTCGCCGTGTACATCCGCGACGTGACTGAGGCGCACCGCGACGAGGGCGTCCTGAAACTCCGCGAGGAGGTGCGCAAGGCGGGCGTGGACCTCGTGCTGGCCGCCGACAGCCTGAACGCCGCGAGTCACGCCATGGCGATGGGCCTGATCACGCCCGGCGAGTACCGCAGCGTCCTGACCAGCGTGGCGCGCAGCTACGAGACGTGA
- a CDS encoding NAD(P)H-binding protein: MILVTAATGNVGRELVPQLLEAGQPVRAGSRHPDPARWPDAEAAPLDLTDQDSVRAAAQGVSAVYLIVPETLEAADVQATLRTLRDAGVARVVLQSGFGVQGEGNLLGDAEAAVRASGLEWTILQPNWFMQNYNQMFRRGVRDRHEFAEPAGTHRTSFIDTRDIAAVAVTVLTEGGHAGRVYPLTGPAALDRHEVAAALSRALGHEVTYRPVDDDGFVDFLVSTGESDEEEARAIASIYPPIRADATAPVTDDLPRLIGRAGHTIDDFARHYRADWQA; the protein is encoded by the coding sequence ATGATCCTCGTGACTGCCGCCACCGGAAACGTGGGCCGTGAACTCGTGCCCCAGCTGCTGGAGGCCGGGCAGCCCGTCCGCGCCGGGAGCCGCCACCCCGACCCGGCCCGCTGGCCGGACGCCGAGGCCGCTCCCCTCGACCTGACCGACCAGGACAGCGTGCGGGCCGCCGCGCAGGGCGTCAGCGCCGTGTACCTGATCGTCCCCGAGACGCTGGAAGCCGCGGACGTGCAGGCCACGCTGCGCACCCTGCGGGACGCGGGCGTGGCGCGCGTGGTCCTCCAGAGCGGGTTCGGCGTGCAGGGCGAGGGCAACCTGCTAGGCGACGCCGAGGCCGCCGTGCGCGCCAGCGGCCTGGAGTGGACGATCCTGCAACCGAACTGGTTCATGCAGAACTACAACCAGATGTTCCGCCGCGGCGTCCGCGACCGCCACGAGTTCGCGGAACCGGCCGGGACGCACCGCACGAGCTTCATCGACACGCGCGACATCGCGGCGGTCGCCGTGACGGTCCTCACGGAGGGCGGGCACGCGGGGCGCGTGTACCCGCTGACCGGCCCGGCCGCCCTCGACCGGCACGAGGTGGCGGCCGCCCTGAGCCGCGCGCTGGGCCATGAGGTCACGTACCGCCCGGTGGACGACGACGGCTTCGTGGACTTCCTGGTGTCCACCGGCGAGAGTGACGAGGAGGAGGCGCGCGCCATCGCCTCGATCTACCCGCCCATCCGCGCGGACGCCACGGCGCCCGTCACGGACGACCTGCCGCGCCTGATCGGCCGCGCCGGGCACACCATCGACGATTTCGCCCGGCACTACCGCGCCGACTGGCAGGCCTGA
- a CDS encoding ABC transporter substrate-binding protein: MKKLLLTLALVGPAASAAQAQTTIEFWHSFGDAKRSGWIQARADAFNKANPGVKVVPSYKGSYNDSLQATILAARQGKAPALVQIFEVGSQLALDSGAFQPVSSVKNVDFSDYIKPVINYYTIGGKVNSLPFNSSSPVLYFNQELLKKAGLDPKTPPTTFGALMKACQKIEAAKLDAKCFGMSLNGWFVEQWMAQQGQTLLNNGNGRQGRATSTTLDSRAAQNIFSFFKTMQDRGYYTYTGKLEDWDGSDAIFTNQKAAFHITSTADIGNIRDAAKKNGFTVGVGALPIPDGSKRNGVVIGGASLWISRGVSKAQAEGALDFALFMTNTQNMAEWHKLTGYYPVRQSSIDLLRKQGWFSQTPLQLVAFNQLTRTVPSPATAGGLNGAAIQTRRIIEEGLQKVLGGQGVDAALKDTKARADAALGEYNANFR; this comes from the coding sequence GTGAAGAAACTCCTGCTGACGCTGGCCCTGGTCGGGCCCGCCGCCTCCGCCGCCCAGGCCCAGACCACCATCGAGTTCTGGCATTCCTTCGGGGACGCCAAACGCAGCGGCTGGATCCAGGCGCGCGCCGACGCGTTCAACAAGGCCAACCCCGGCGTGAAGGTCGTGCCCAGCTACAAGGGCAGCTACAACGACAGCCTCCAGGCGACCATCCTGGCCGCGCGGCAGGGCAAGGCCCCGGCCCTGGTGCAGATCTTCGAGGTGGGCAGCCAGCTCGCGCTGGACAGCGGCGCGTTCCAGCCCGTCAGCAGCGTGAAGAACGTGGACTTCAGCGACTACATCAAGCCGGTCATCAACTACTACACGATCGGCGGGAAGGTGAACAGCCTGCCGTTCAACTCCAGCAGCCCGGTCCTGTACTTCAACCAGGAGCTGCTGAAGAAAGCGGGCCTGGACCCCAAGACGCCGCCCACCACCTTCGGCGCGCTAATGAAGGCCTGCCAGAAGATCGAGGCCGCGAAACTGGACGCCAAGTGCTTCGGCATGAGCCTGAACGGCTGGTTCGTCGAGCAGTGGATGGCGCAGCAGGGCCAGACCCTCCTGAACAACGGCAACGGCCGCCAGGGCCGCGCCACGAGCACCACCCTGGACAGCAGAGCCGCGCAGAACATCTTCAGCTTCTTCAAGACCATGCAGGACCGCGGCTACTACACCTACACCGGTAAACTGGAAGACTGGGACGGCAGCGACGCCATCTTCACGAACCAGAAGGCCGCGTTCCACATCACGTCCACCGCCGACATCGGCAACATCCGCGACGCGGCGAAGAAAAACGGCTTCACGGTCGGCGTGGGCGCGCTGCCCATCCCGGACGGCAGCAAACGCAACGGCGTCGTGATCGGCGGGGCCAGCCTGTGGATCAGCCGGGGCGTCAGCAAGGCCCAGGCCGAGGGCGCGCTGGACTTCGCGCTGTTCATGACGAACACGCAGAACATGGCCGAGTGGCACAAACTCACCGGGTACTACCCCGTGCGCCAGAGCAGCATCGACCTGCTACGCAAGCAGGGCTGGTTCAGCCAGACGCCGCTGCAACTCGTGGCGTTCAACCAGCTGACCCGCACCGTGCCCAGCCCCGCCACGGCAGGCGGCCTGAACGGCGCGGCCATCCAGACCCGCCGCATCATCGAGGAAGGCCTCCAGAAGGTGCTGGGCGGCCAGGGCGTGGACGCCGCGCTGAAGGACACCAAGGCCCGCGCCGACGCCGCGCTGGGCGAGTACAACGCGAACTTCAGATAA